Below is a genomic region from Lysobacter terrestris.
TCGTGCCCGTCGCGTCCCGCTGGCTAGGCCGCGCCGCTGCCGCGCCGCAACGGCACCGGTGCGGTGGCGATGCGGCTCTTGAGCTCGGCCATCTCGCCGGGCATCACCACCAGGTACTGCAGCAGCTGTTCGGCCAGCTCCAGCAGGTGCTCGGCGGTGACCTTGTCGATCGAGGTCTCGTCGTCGAAGTGGCGGCCGAAGGCACCGTCGGGCGCCATCAGCTGCGAGAGGTCCTGCAACGGCCGGGACAGGTCGAGGTCGCGCGGCAACGCATCGAGCTGGCGCGGCAGCGGCAGTTCGCGCTTGTCGGGCAGCAGGCGCGCCGCCAAGCCTTCGATCAGGTGGCGCACGGTCAGCGCGGTGGCGCCCCATTCGGCGTGGTTGTACAGCTTGAGCGCCGATTCGTAGCTGCGTGCCAGCGGGCCGGACAAGGCCTGCAGGTGCGGCAGGCCGGGCATGCTGTGGCGCCCGCCCGGCTCCGGCCAGGTGAACAGCGACGCCGGCTTGCAGTTGCCGTATTCGTCGACCAGCTGCACCAGCAGGCCTTCGTTCTCGCAGCGCGTGCAGCTCATCTCGGTGGCGACGATCTGACGGCCGTGTTCCTGCCACGGTCGCGCGTCGAACATGGATTTCTCGTGGCAGCGCGGACAGATCAGTTCGATCGAACGCGCGAACCCGTTGGCGAAACGGGCATGGACACTGCTGTCGGGAATCTGATGCATGGCGCACTCTCCCTCGAAGTTACGCAACCGGCATCCGGGAACATCTGGTCAACACACGTGCTCGACACACTGGTAGGAGGCGATGGGCAACGCGCAGTCGCCTGCCCGCTGCGCGCAGGCAGTGAAGCGTCCTTTCTGTGAATAAAACGTTGAGGCACGCGACCACCGGACGCCGGCGGCCGGTGGCGCCGCGGCGCGCGACGGACGGCAGCTGACGGTCGACGGGCGCGCCGCCGCGCCGGTTTCGTTCAGAGTCCGCGCACGGCCTCGGCCACGGCGCGGAACAGCGCGCGGCCCTTGTTCATCGTCTCGTCCCACTCCTTCGCGGGATCGGAGTCGTAGACGATGCCGGCGCCGGCCTGCACGTGCAGGCGGCCGTCCTGGATCACCGCCGTGCGGATGGCGATGGCGGTGTCGGCGTCGCCGTGCCAGCCGATGTAGCCGACCGCGCCGGAATAGACGTTGCGGCGGATCGGTTCGAACTCGCGGATCACTTCCAGCGCGCGGATCTTCGGCGCGCCGCTGACGGTGCCGGCGGGGAACGTCGCGCGCAGCACGTCGGCGTAGCTCAGGCCGCTTTTCAGCGTGCCGGTGACTTCGCTGACGATGTGCATGACGTGGCTGTAGCGTTCGATCACGAACTGCTCGCCCACTTCTACCGTGCCCGGTTCGCTGACGCGGCCGACATCGTTGCGGCCGAGGTCGATCAGCATCAGGTGCTCGGCGCGCTCCTTGGGATCGGCGAGCAGTTCGGCTTCCAACGCCTGGTCTTCCTCGACGGTGGCGCCGCGCGGGCGGGTGCCGGCGATCGGGCGCACGGTGACCTCGTCGCCCATCAGGCGCACCAGGATCTCCGGCGACGACCCCACCACCTGGGTACCGCCGACGTCGAGGAAATACATGTACGGCGACGGGTTCAACGCGCGCAGTGCGCGGTACACGTCGACCGGGCGCGCCTTGAACGGCACGCTCAGGCGCTGGCTCAGCACGACCTGGAAGATGTCGCCGGCGCGGATCAGTTCCTTCGATTTCTCCACCGCGGCGATGAAGCCCTCGCGGGTGAAGCCGGAGATGAAGTCGGCTTCGTCCAGCACGCTGGCGTCGCGCGTTTCCGGATAGCCCGGACCGCCCTGGCGCAGGCGGTGGCCGAGTTCGTCCAGGCGGCGCTGCGCGCGGGCGTAGGCGCGCTCCTCGCGCGGGTCGGCGTGCACGATCAGGTACAGCCGGCCCTTGAGGTTGTCGAACACCGCCAGCTCTTCGCTGAGCATCAGCAGGATGTCGGGCGTGCCCAGTTCGTCGGGCTTGGGTTCGCCACCGGCAGGCGCTTCCGCGAGGCGCGGCTCGATGTACTGCACGCACTCGAAGCCGAACCAGCCGACCAGGCCGCCGGTGAAGCCCGGCAGCCCCTCGATCTTCGGCACCGAATGCGCGGCGCGCAGGCGCTCGACTTCGGCGAAGGGATCCTCGACGACGCGATGCTCGACCAGCTCGCCGTCTTCGGTGACGAACAGCGTGTGGCCGGCGAAGGCGTATACGCGCCGCGCCGGCAGGCCGATGATCGAGTAGCGGCCGAAGCGTTCGCCGCCCTCCACCGATTCGAACAGGTAGGTGTGCGGGCCGTCGGCCAGCTTCAGGTACACCGACAACGGCGTGTCGAGGTCGGAGAAGACCTCGCGCACGACCGGGATGCGGGTGTGGCCGGCTTCGGCGAGCTTGCGGAACTGTTCGGCGTCGAGCTGCATGACGAAATGCGCGAAACACGGCCCGGCAGTATGCCACCGGGGTGCATTCGACCGCGGCGGCCCGGCGCCGCAGGCACAGAAGAATTCGTCACAAGGGTGTCATCGTGCATCCGGAGAATGGGAGTCCATCCTCAAGGACGACGGGCGGAGGCGGGATTGCCTCCAATTCTTCCGCGGCAAGCCGGCAACGGCTTGCCGCTTTTCGTTGGCCGCGGAGGAAAGCTTCAGCGCACGCCGGCGACCGCGGCCTTCATCTTCGCGATCACGTCCGCATAGTCGGGCGCATTGAAGATCGCCGACCCGGCGACGAAGGTGTCGGCGCCGGCCGCGGCGATGTCCGCGATGTTGTCGGCCTTGACCCCGCCGTCGATCTCCAGGCGGATCGCCTTGCCGCTGCGATCGATCATTCCGCGCACGCGGCGCAGCTTGTCCAGCGCGGAAGGAATGAACGACTGCCCGCCGAAACCGGGATTGACCGACATCAGCAGCACCAGGTCGAGGTCCTCGAGCACGTAGTCGAGCACTTCCACCGGCGTGGCCGGGTTCAGCACCAGCCCGGCCTGGCAACCCGAGGCCTTGATCAGCTGCACG
It encodes:
- the trpE gene encoding anthranilate synthase component I; the encoded protein is MQLDAEQFRKLAEAGHTRIPVVREVFSDLDTPLSVYLKLADGPHTYLFESVEGGERFGRYSIIGLPARRVYAFAGHTLFVTEDGELVEHRVVEDPFAEVERLRAAHSVPKIEGLPGFTGGLVGWFGFECVQYIEPRLAEAPAGGEPKPDELGTPDILLMLSEELAVFDNLKGRLYLIVHADPREERAYARAQRRLDELGHRLRQGGPGYPETRDASVLDEADFISGFTREGFIAAVEKSKELIRAGDIFQVVLSQRLSVPFKARPVDVYRALRALNPSPYMYFLDVGGTQVVGSSPEILVRLMGDEVTVRPIAGTRPRGATVEEDQALEAELLADPKERAEHLMLIDLGRNDVGRVSEPGTVEVGEQFVIERYSHVMHIVSEVTGTLKSGLSYADVLRATFPAGTVSGAPKIRALEVIREFEPIRRNVYSGAVGYIGWHGDADTAIAIRTAVIQDGRLHVQAGAGIVYDSDPAKEWDETMNKGRALFRAVAEAVRGL
- the rpe gene encoding ribulose-phosphate 3-epimerase, encoding MQSTVIAPSILSANFARLGEEVDNVLKAGADWVHFDVMDNHYVPNLTIGPMVCEALRKHGVTAPIDVHLMVEPVDRIVPDFAKAGASLISFHPEASAHVHRTVQLIKASGCQAGLVLNPATPVEVLDYVLEDLDLVLLMSVNPGFGGQSFIPSALDKLRRVRGMIDRSGKAIRLEIDGGVKADNIADIAAAGADTFVAGSAIFNAPDYADVIAKMKAAVAGVR